One window of Nocardioides dongkuii genomic DNA carries:
- a CDS encoding HAD-IIA family hydrolase, with the protein MSMRAVETWLTDMDGVLVHEDVPIPGAKDFLDALKESGLQFMVLTNNSIFTPRDLRARLLRGGIDVPEEAIWTSALATAQFLHEQRPGGTAYVVGEAGLTTALHDIGYVMTDRDPDYVVLGETRTYSFEAITRAIRLIDAGARFIATNPDPSGPSQHGKLPATGSVAALISTATGRSPYFVGKPNPLMMRSALNKLNAHSETTVMIGDRMDTDIISGLEAGLRTILVTTGSTAPEQVETFPYRPTRVFDSVADVLELVRGTV; encoded by the coding sequence ATGAGCATGCGCGCGGTGGAGACCTGGCTGACCGACATGGACGGCGTGCTGGTGCACGAGGATGTGCCGATCCCGGGGGCGAAGGACTTCCTGGACGCGCTGAAGGAGTCGGGCCTGCAGTTCATGGTGCTGACCAACAACTCGATCTTCACCCCGCGCGACCTGCGGGCGCGGCTGCTCCGCGGCGGCATCGACGTGCCGGAGGAGGCGATCTGGACCTCGGCGCTGGCGACCGCGCAGTTCCTGCACGAGCAGCGGCCCGGGGGCACGGCGTACGTCGTGGGGGAGGCGGGGCTGACCACCGCGCTGCACGACATCGGCTACGTGATGACCGACCGCGACCCCGACTACGTGGTGCTGGGGGAGACCCGCACCTACTCCTTCGAGGCGATCACCCGGGCGATCCGGCTGATCGACGCGGGCGCGCGGTTCATCGCGACCAACCCCGACCCGAGCGGGCCGAGCCAGCACGGCAAGCTGCCTGCGACCGGGTCGGTGGCGGCGCTGATCTCGACGGCGACGGGGCGGTCGCCGTACTTCGTGGGCAAGCCGAACCCGCTGATGATGCGCAGCGCGCTCAACAAGCTCAACGCGCACTCCGAGACGACCGTGATGATCGGCGACCGGATGGACACCGACATCATCAGCGGCCTGGAGGCGGGCCTGCGCACGATCCTGGTGACCACCGGCTCGACTGCGCCGGAGCAGGTCGAGACGTTCCCCTACCGCCCGACGCGGGTCTTCGACTCCGTCGCCGACGTGCTCGAGCTGGTGCGCGGGACGGTCTGA
- a CDS encoding DUF2243 domain-containing protein gives MATTTHAGEPPSRAAGLMYGLGLGGFIDGIVLHQILQWHHMISDVESPRTLAGLEVNTMADGFFHIATWFIVVGASIVTIAQWRQGRLAPSWSFHLGLVIAGWGIFNLVEGLVDHQLLGVHHVRDDLGGPLSWDLAFLASGVVLIVVGWLVHRRGLDPR, from the coding sequence ATGGCCACGACCACGCACGCCGGCGAGCCGCCGTCCCGCGCCGCCGGGCTGATGTACGGGCTCGGCCTCGGCGGGTTCATCGACGGGATCGTCCTGCACCAGATCCTGCAGTGGCACCACATGATCAGCGACGTGGAGTCCCCGCGCACCCTCGCCGGGCTCGAGGTGAACACGATGGCCGACGGGTTCTTCCACATCGCCACCTGGTTCATCGTCGTCGGCGCCTCGATCGTGACGATCGCGCAGTGGCGGCAGGGCCGACTCGCGCCCAGCTGGTCCTTCCACCTCGGCCTGGTGATCGCGGGCTGGGGGATCTTCAACCTCGTCGAGGGCCTGGTCGACCACCAGCTGCTCGGCGTCCACCACGTGCGCGACGACCTCGGCGGACCGCTCTCGTGGGACCTCGCGTTCCTCGCGTCCGGCGTGGTGCTGATCGTGGTCGGGTGGCTCGTGCACCGGCGCGGCCTCGACCCCCGATGA
- a CDS encoding spermidine synthase encodes MPAEIVPTERAGAFVLRMDGHDQSHVDLDDPGRLAFDYVRRIGDVVDAWGTPGAPARVLHVGGAGLTLPRYVAHTRPRSAQVVLEPAADVTELVRRELPLPRQSGIKVRPVDGRSGLAAVRDGSQDLVVVDAFADGRVPGDLVTAECAAEYARVLAASGLLLLNLTDAAPFAWTRRVVAAVRAALPVTMLSAEPATLRGRRPGNLLLVAGRDTVPVAALRTRAASGPAPYRVLDGAQVSDTVGGGRPFTDADTAPSPAQR; translated from the coding sequence GTGCCTGCCGAGATCGTGCCCACCGAGCGCGCGGGCGCGTTCGTGCTCCGGATGGACGGCCACGACCAGTCCCACGTGGACCTCGACGACCCGGGCCGGCTGGCCTTCGACTACGTACGCCGGATCGGCGACGTCGTCGACGCGTGGGGTACGCCGGGCGCGCCGGCGCGGGTGCTGCACGTCGGCGGCGCGGGCCTGACCCTCCCCCGGTACGTCGCGCACACGCGGCCGCGGTCGGCGCAGGTGGTGCTCGAGCCGGCGGCGGACGTCACCGAGCTGGTGCGCCGCGAGCTGCCGCTCCCCCGCCAGAGCGGGATCAAGGTGCGCCCGGTCGACGGCCGCAGCGGGCTGGCCGCGGTCCGCGACGGGTCGCAGGACCTCGTGGTCGTCGACGCGTTCGCCGACGGCCGGGTGCCGGGCGACCTGGTCACGGCGGAGTGCGCCGCGGAGTACGCGCGGGTGCTGGCCGCCAGCGGGCTGCTGCTGCTCAACCTCACCGACGCCGCCCCGTTCGCGTGGACCCGCCGGGTGGTCGCCGCCGTGCGCGCGGCGCTGCCGGTGACCATGCTGAGCGCCGAGCCGGCGACCCTGCGCGGCCGGCGGCCCGGCAACCTGCTGCTCGTCGCCGGGCGCGACACCGTGCCCGTGGCGGCGCTGCGCACCCGCGCGGCCAGCGGCCCCGCGCCGTACCGCGTGCTCGACGGCGCCCAGGTCAGCGACACCGTCGGGGGCGGGCGCCCGTTCACCGACGCCGACACCGCGCCGTCGCCCGCGCAGCGCTGA
- a CDS encoding oxygenase MpaB family protein — protein sequence MRRDHWRRTNDALDPETAYAEIYRNVVMHEFPWDMNQALSFALFRTYAVPGIGALLDRTGEFTQRVQKRYDDTALLLEVPFSRGFEDPEARAAIRRINQMHHAYDIPDHEMRYVLSTFVVVPKRWLDDYGKRPLTPVEERASVNYYRQLGAHLGVRDVPETFAAFAELMDSYEAEHFGHDPGGRRVADSTLALLLTFHPAFASRAVEVFSRALMDQPLREALGYAAPPRPVEALSRRLLRARGVALRAFPARRTPKRVEDLPWIRSYPDGFRVEELGSFPARGCPR from the coding sequence ATGCGACGCGACCACTGGCGGCGGACCAACGACGCGCTCGACCCCGAGACGGCGTACGCCGAGATCTACCGCAACGTCGTCATGCACGAGTTCCCCTGGGACATGAACCAGGCGCTGAGCTTCGCGCTGTTCCGCACCTACGCCGTCCCGGGGATCGGGGCGCTGCTGGACCGCACCGGCGAGTTCACCCAGCGCGTCCAGAAGCGGTACGACGACACCGCGCTGCTGCTCGAGGTGCCGTTCTCGCGGGGCTTCGAGGACCCGGAGGCGCGCGCGGCGATCCGCCGGATCAACCAGATGCACCACGCCTACGACATCCCCGACCACGAGATGCGCTACGTGCTGAGCACCTTCGTCGTGGTGCCGAAGCGGTGGCTCGACGACTACGGCAAGCGCCCCCTCACGCCGGTGGAGGAGCGCGCGTCGGTCAACTACTACCGCCAGCTCGGGGCGCACCTGGGCGTCCGGGACGTCCCGGAGACCTTCGCCGCGTTCGCCGAGCTGATGGACTCCTACGAGGCCGAGCACTTCGGCCACGACCCGGGCGGGCGGCGGGTCGCGGACTCCACGCTGGCGCTGCTGCTCACCTTCCACCCGGCGTTCGCGTCGCGCGCGGTCGAGGTGTTCAGCCGGGCGCTGATGGACCAGCCGCTCCGCGAGGCGCTGGGGTACGCCGCGCCGCCGCGCCCGGTCGAGGCCCTCTCGCGCCGGCTGCTGCGGGCGCGCGGCGTCGCCCTGCGCGCGTTCCCCGCGCGGCGCACGCCGAAGCGGGTCGAGGACCTGCCCTGGATCCGCAGCTACCCCGACGGCTTCCGGGTCGAGGAGCTCGGCTCCTTCCCGGCCCGCGGCTGCCCGCGCTGA
- a CDS encoding histidine kinase dimerization/phospho-acceptor domain-containing protein, with protein MRERLVACFVVLALLLLVFFGAVRGYTLGNELRELESARVHERAATLAAVVEARAAAGEKLGPRFLDGLVRSDELLVLDTRGATEIEARGQEYDDADGLILATSDSDEGELTVAVGDHRVSDLIIGDPWALAVLVVLSLLGAAVAGLLVARALGAPFRRLADAAGALGRGRFDLDLPTTRIPEAQAIARSLSTSANQLRDRLRRDQDFAAHTSHSLRSPMTGLRLEVEELTLRDDLPADVHETLVRTLAGIQHVDRVAGELVDLQRGSLVESAQVPLGDLATQVAQRWADRLALDDRELTAAVEGELDQCYTPGPVEHLLDLVLVQVLTVSRGGVRLVLDGATGGHLRISITTERSSVGDADPFDAARAVCEALGGRWTGTEPMDGLTIFLPRR; from the coding sequence ATGCGTGAGCGGCTGGTCGCCTGCTTCGTCGTCCTCGCCCTGCTGCTCCTCGTCTTCTTCGGCGCCGTCCGCGGGTACACCCTCGGCAACGAGCTGCGCGAGCTCGAGAGCGCCCGCGTCCACGAGCGGGCCGCCACGCTGGCCGCGGTGGTCGAGGCCCGCGCGGCGGCCGGCGAGAAGCTCGGCCCCCGGTTCCTCGACGGGCTGGTCCGGTCCGACGAGCTGCTCGTGCTGGACACCCGCGGTGCCACGGAGATCGAGGCCCGCGGCCAGGAGTACGACGACGCGGACGGCCTCATCCTCGCGACCTCCGACTCCGACGAGGGCGAGCTGACCGTCGCCGTCGGCGACCACCGAGTGAGCGACCTGATCATCGGCGACCCCTGGGCGCTGGCCGTGCTGGTGGTGCTCTCCCTCCTCGGCGCGGCGGTCGCCGGCCTGCTGGTCGCGCGGGCGCTCGGTGCGCCGTTCCGCCGGCTCGCGGACGCCGCGGGGGCGCTGGGCCGCGGGCGCTTCGACCTGGACCTGCCCACGACCCGGATCCCGGAGGCGCAGGCGATCGCCCGCTCGCTGAGCACCAGCGCCAACCAGCTGCGCGACCGGCTGCGGCGCGACCAGGACTTCGCGGCGCACACGTCGCACTCGCTGCGCTCCCCGATGACCGGCCTGCGGCTGGAGGTCGAGGAGCTGACGCTGCGCGACGACCTGCCGGCCGACGTCCACGAGACCCTGGTCCGCACCCTCGCCGGCATCCAGCACGTCGACCGGGTCGCGGGCGAGCTGGTCGACCTCCAGCGCGGGAGCCTCGTGGAGAGCGCACAGGTCCCGCTCGGCGACCTCGCCACCCAGGTCGCGCAGCGCTGGGCGGACCGGCTGGCGCTCGACGACCGCGAGCTGACCGCCGCGGTCGAGGGCGAGCTCGACCAGTGTTACACCCCGGGACCGGTCGAGCACCTGCTCGACCTGGTGCTGGTCCAGGTGCTGACGGTGAGCCGCGGCGGCGTACGCCTGGTGCTCGACGGCGCCACCGGCGGCCACCTGCGGATCTCGATCACCACCGAGCGCTCCTCGGTGGGCGACGCGGACCCCTTCGACGCGGCCCGAGCGGTGTGCGAGGCGCTCGGCGGCCGGTGGACCGGCACGGAGCCGATGGACGGGCTGACGATCTTCCTGCCTCGTCGCTAG
- a CDS encoding response regulator transcription factor: MAPRVLVVEDEEDIAFPLVRTLEREGYTVVWVDSGQRALDDLVKAPADVVILDLGLPDMDGLEVCKRAREAGFGGAIMIVTARAGELDRVVGLDYGADDYLSKPFGLAELQARVRALLRRTSGSAFGQDDVPDGGLRIDVAARRVYAGDDEVPLTGKEFDVLKILASNRDKVVSRGRLMADVWDENWYGSTKTLDVTIGRLRQKLENVGVSEKVVAVRGVGFRLEGAADA; the protein is encoded by the coding sequence ATGGCCCCACGAGTGCTCGTCGTCGAGGACGAGGAGGACATCGCGTTCCCCCTCGTCCGGACCCTGGAGCGCGAGGGGTACACCGTGGTCTGGGTCGACTCCGGGCAGCGCGCGCTCGACGACCTCGTCAAGGCGCCGGCCGACGTGGTGATCCTCGACCTCGGACTCCCCGACATGGACGGGCTCGAGGTCTGCAAGCGCGCCCGCGAGGCGGGCTTCGGCGGGGCGATCATGATCGTCACGGCGCGCGCGGGCGAGCTGGACCGGGTGGTCGGCCTCGACTACGGCGCCGACGACTACCTCTCCAAGCCGTTCGGCCTCGCCGAGCTGCAGGCCCGGGTGCGCGCCCTGCTGCGGCGTACCTCCGGCAGCGCCTTCGGCCAGGACGACGTGCCCGACGGCGGGCTGCGCATCGACGTCGCCGCCCGGCGGGTCTACGCCGGGGACGACGAGGTGCCGCTGACCGGCAAGGAGTTCGACGTCCTCAAGATCCTGGCGTCCAACCGCGACAAGGTCGTCTCCCGCGGCCGGCTGATGGCCGACGTGTGGGACGAGAACTGGTACGGCTCGACCAAGACGCTCGACGTGACGATCGGGCGGCTGCGGCAGAAGCTCGAGAACGTCGGGGTCTCCGAGAAGGTGGTGGCCGTCCGGGGCGTGGGGTTCCGCCTCGAGGGCGCGGCCGATGCGTGA
- a CDS encoding signal peptidase I — translation MSTGGRVLVVLGVLSPLVVLVLVPMMLGMDRYVVTGDAMDGTLDRGSFVFERPVPSSDLEVGDVITFRPPGSDPDSRVTRRLVELQDGIAHTRGDALATVDPWTLRLDEPTTSKVVLVVPYVGYPFVSEVGRLVWVGVTVAALLSLLTAAFARRRRRTPAMSRVLA, via the coding sequence GTGTCGACGGGAGGCCGCGTCCTCGTGGTCCTCGGGGTCCTCTCCCCGCTCGTGGTCCTGGTCCTCGTCCCGATGATGCTCGGCATGGACCGGTACGTCGTGACCGGCGACGCGATGGACGGCACCCTGGACCGCGGCTCGTTCGTCTTCGAGCGCCCGGTGCCGAGCAGCGACCTCGAGGTCGGCGACGTGATCACCTTCCGGCCGCCGGGCAGCGACCCCGACAGCCGGGTCACCCGCCGGCTCGTTGAGCTCCAGGACGGCATCGCGCACACCCGCGGCGACGCGCTGGCCACGGTCGACCCGTGGACCCTGCGCCTCGACGAGCCGACGACCTCGAAGGTCGTGCTCGTCGTCCCGTACGTCGGCTACCCCTTCGTCAGCGAGGTCGGCCGCCTCGTCTGGGTGGGGGTCACGGTGGCGGCGCTGCTGAGCCTGCTGACCGCCGCATTCGCGCGTCGGCGCCGCCGGACCCCGGCGATGTCACGGGTCCTGGCCTGA
- the ligD gene encoding non-homologous end-joining DNA ligase: MPSGTEVHVDVDGRTLRITNLDKVLYPRTGTTKGEVLHYYAQVAPTLLPHLADRAVTRIRWPHGVQDSSFFEKNTPPGTPSWVRTVTVPTTGSRGSSRHGDTLVFPVVDDLATLTWLVNLASLELHVHQWRVGRNGRPRNADRLVIDLDPGEPAGLHECCQVALLVRDRLAERDLDCRPVMSGSKGLHLYADLPGRMPSEGSTALAREIAEGLQKERPGEVTATMTKAKRGGKVFLDWSQNAASKTTITPYSLRGKERPYVAAPVSWDEVAAGAEDPLGLEQLTFDEVLARIEERGDLFAT; the protein is encoded by the coding sequence ATGCCGTCCGGTACGGAGGTCCACGTCGACGTCGACGGGCGGACCCTGCGGATCACCAACCTCGACAAGGTGCTCTACCCGCGCACCGGCACCACCAAGGGCGAGGTCCTGCACTACTACGCCCAGGTGGCGCCGACCCTCCTCCCGCACCTCGCCGACCGCGCCGTCACCCGGATCCGGTGGCCGCACGGGGTGCAGGACTCCAGCTTCTTCGAGAAGAACACCCCGCCCGGCACGCCGTCGTGGGTGCGCACGGTGACCGTGCCGACCACCGGCTCGCGCGGCTCCTCGCGCCACGGCGACACCCTCGTCTTCCCGGTGGTCGACGACCTCGCGACGCTCACCTGGCTGGTCAACCTGGCCTCGCTCGAGCTGCACGTGCACCAGTGGCGGGTCGGCCGCAACGGCCGGCCCCGCAACGCCGACCGCCTGGTCATCGACCTCGACCCGGGCGAGCCGGCCGGCCTGCACGAGTGCTGCCAGGTCGCGCTGCTCGTGCGCGACCGGCTGGCCGAGCGCGACCTGGACTGCCGCCCGGTGATGAGCGGCAGCAAGGGCCTGCACCTGTACGCCGACCTGCCGGGCCGGATGCCGTCCGAGGGCTCCACGGCGCTGGCCCGCGAGATCGCCGAGGGGCTCCAGAAGGAGCGGCCCGGCGAGGTCACCGCCACCATGACCAAGGCCAAGCGCGGCGGCAAGGTGTTCCTGGACTGGTCGCAGAACGCCGCCTCGAAGACCACGATCACGCCGTACTCCCTGCGCGGCAAGGAGCGGCCCTACGTCGCCGCACCGGTGTCCTGGGACGAGGTCGCCGCCGGCGCCGAGGACCCCCTCGGGCTCGAGCAGCTCACCTTCGACGAGGTGCTCGCCCGCATCGAGGAGCGCGGCGACCTGTTCGCCACGTGA
- the ligD gene encoding non-homologous end-joining DNA ligase, giving the protein MRPMLATHAEHVPPGEEWLHEVKWDGVRALTEVVDGTLRMTSRNENAITIAWPELATSPLGDRDLLVDGEIIALNERGLPDFRTLQDRMHVRKATSAARLAEQVPAIYMVFDLLRLDGRDLTDQPLEARRALLEGLGLDGAWQVPAAYDDGAMLFDATLAQDLEGIVSKHRTSRYRFGERTTLWRKHAHRHRVTYVVGGWRPQEGTTDRLAALLVGEPTPEGLLYRGRVGSGIGAKQSRALTELVAGLGRDASPFADEVPRVDARGTHWLEPVLVVDIDTHGRGYSRLRQPSFQGVRTDLTPEDL; this is encoded by the coding sequence ATGCGCCCCATGCTCGCCACCCATGCCGAGCACGTGCCGCCCGGCGAGGAGTGGCTGCACGAGGTGAAGTGGGACGGCGTCCGCGCGCTCACCGAGGTGGTCGACGGGACGCTGCGGATGACCAGCCGCAACGAGAACGCCATCACGATCGCCTGGCCCGAGCTCGCCACCAGCCCGCTGGGCGACCGCGACCTGCTCGTGGACGGCGAGATCATCGCGCTCAACGAGCGGGGGCTGCCGGACTTCCGCACCCTCCAGGACCGGATGCACGTGCGCAAGGCGACCTCGGCCGCGCGGCTCGCCGAGCAGGTGCCGGCCATCTACATGGTCTTCGACCTGCTCCGGCTCGACGGGCGCGACCTGACCGACCAGCCGCTCGAGGCGCGCCGCGCGCTGCTCGAGGGGCTCGGCCTCGACGGCGCGTGGCAGGTGCCCGCGGCGTACGACGACGGCGCGATGCTCTTCGACGCCACCCTGGCCCAGGACCTCGAGGGGATCGTCAGCAAGCACCGGACGTCGCGCTACCGGTTCGGGGAGCGCACCACCCTGTGGCGCAAGCACGCCCACCGGCACCGGGTCACGTACGTCGTGGGCGGCTGGCGCCCGCAGGAGGGCACCACCGACCGGCTCGCCGCCCTGCTCGTCGGCGAGCCGACACCCGAGGGGCTGCTCTACCGTGGCCGCGTGGGCAGCGGGATCGGCGCGAAGCAGAGCCGCGCGCTGACCGAGCTGGTGGCCGGTCTCGGGCGCGACGCGAGCCCGTTCGCCGACGAGGTGCCGCGCGTCGACGCCCGCGGCACACACTGGCTCGAACCGGTGCTCGTCGTCGACATCGACACCCACGGTCGTGGGTACTCCCGTCTGCGTCAGCCGTCCTTCCAGGGCGTCCGCACCGACCTCACCCCGGAGGACCTCTGA
- a CDS encoding Ku protein, translated as MRAIWKGAVSFGLVSVPVKLYAATESHDVSFRQVHAKDGGRIKYQRVCSIDGEEVPYADIAKGYETEDGEMVILTDDDMAELPSTSSREIAVEKFVPSDQIDPLLFEKSYYLEPEKTGAKPYALLRQALLDADRMAVVTVALRQRTTVAVLRVRDDVIVLQTMMWPDEVRTPDFSIEAGDVKPAEVKMATMLVETLAGDFDASEFEDDYAGAVEALVKAKVEGGEVKRTPTSTKSSGEVVDLLAALQRSVDAAKKGRGETAADDSDEKPAAKKSASGAKKTAAKKSGPAKTAAKKSTAKKTATKKAAARKAS; from the coding sequence ATGCGTGCGATCTGGAAGGGCGCGGTGTCCTTCGGGCTGGTCAGCGTGCCGGTCAAGCTGTACGCCGCGACCGAGTCCCACGACGTCTCGTTCCGGCAGGTGCACGCCAAGGACGGCGGGCGGATCAAGTACCAGCGGGTCTGCTCGATCGACGGCGAGGAGGTCCCGTACGCCGACATCGCCAAGGGCTACGAGACCGAGGACGGCGAGATGGTCATCCTCACCGACGACGACATGGCCGAGCTGCCGTCGACGTCCTCGCGCGAGATCGCCGTGGAGAAGTTCGTCCCGAGCGACCAGATCGACCCGCTGCTGTTCGAGAAGTCCTACTACCTCGAGCCGGAGAAGACCGGCGCCAAGCCCTACGCCCTGCTGCGCCAGGCGCTGCTCGACGCCGACCGGATGGCCGTGGTGACGGTCGCGCTGCGGCAGCGCACCACCGTCGCGGTGCTGCGCGTGCGCGACGACGTGATCGTGCTCCAGACGATGATGTGGCCCGACGAGGTCCGCACCCCCGACTTCTCGATCGAGGCCGGCGACGTGAAGCCCGCCGAGGTCAAGATGGCCACGATGCTGGTCGAGACGCTGGCCGGCGACTTCGACGCCAGCGAGTTCGAGGACGACTACGCCGGCGCCGTCGAGGCCCTGGTCAAGGCGAAGGTCGAGGGCGGCGAGGTCAAGCGCACCCCCACCTCCACCAAGTCCTCCGGCGAGGTCGTCGACCTGCTCGCGGCCCTGCAGCGCTCGGTCGACGCGGCCAAGAAGGGCCGGGGCGAGACCGCGGCCGACGACTCCGACGAGAAGCCCGCGGCGAAGAAGTCCGCCTCGGGGGCGAAGAAGACCGCTGCGAAGAAGTCCGGCCCCGCCAAGACAGCCGCGAAGAAGTCGACCGCCAAGAAGACCGCGACCAAGAAGGCCGCGGCGCGCAAGGCCAGCTGA
- a CDS encoding MerR family transcriptional regulator, producing the protein MSEEPEVFVVEELSRRTQVSVRSLRSYQSRGLLPPPELRGRTGWYGPQHVARVRLIQDLRAAGMKLDGIARMLDEDPGADEQLLAFTQQARGMFGDPAPRVTTVEELIERFQVRDDEAIAVVEAAVRLGLLRETPDGQVEELAPRLLAAGEAAMRSLQLTATEALDLLGRLRRHADGVAKIYVELFVERVWEPFVASGRPPEQWADVQRSLDALRDLATEALDATFELAMSRRVDQTLGRGLLDPGAG; encoded by the coding sequence GTGTCCGAGGAGCCCGAGGTCTTCGTCGTCGAGGAGCTGTCCCGACGCACCCAGGTCTCGGTGCGCTCGCTGCGCTCCTACCAGTCCCGAGGCCTGCTGCCGCCCCCGGAGCTGCGCGGCCGGACCGGCTGGTACGGCCCCCAGCACGTCGCCCGGGTGCGGCTGATCCAGGACCTGCGGGCCGCCGGGATGAAGCTCGACGGGATCGCCCGGATGCTCGACGAGGATCCCGGCGCCGACGAGCAGCTGCTCGCGTTCACCCAGCAGGCCCGCGGGATGTTCGGGGACCCCGCCCCGCGGGTGACCACGGTCGAGGAGCTGATCGAGCGGTTCCAGGTCCGCGACGACGAGGCGATCGCGGTGGTCGAGGCCGCCGTCCGCCTCGGCCTGCTGCGCGAGACCCCGGACGGCCAGGTCGAGGAGCTCGCGCCCCGCCTGCTGGCGGCGGGCGAGGCCGCGATGCGCTCGCTCCAGCTGACCGCCACCGAGGCGCTGGACCTCCTCGGTCGGCTCCGCCGGCACGCCGACGGGGTGGCGAAGATCTACGTGGAGCTCTTCGTGGAGCGGGTCTGGGAGCCGTTCGTCGCCTCCGGGCGGCCTCCGGAGCAGTGGGCGGACGTCCAGCGCTCGCTCGACGCGCTGCGCGACCTGGCCACCGAGGCGCTGGACGCGACGTTCGAGCTCGCGATGTCGCGGCGGGTCGACCAGACCCTCGGCCGCGGGCTGCTGGACCCCGGCGCGGGCTGA
- a CDS encoding carboxyl transferase domain-containing protein, with protein sequence MSGQRRWGAQDLLDLVLDEGSFESWDEPVDTGHHAEEYRRALAAAADKAGTDESVLTGRGLVRGRPVAVVANEFRFLAGSIGVASARRIASAVRRATAAGLPVLATTASGGTRMQEGTVAFVEMVEISRALMDHRAAGLPYLVHLRHPTTGGVYASWGSLGHVTVAEPEALVGFLGPKVFEALNGEPFPAGVQTAENLAAKGVIDGVVTPEELPALVDAALRVLVDPPTAPTLERRTPREPRDLPAWDSIERTRAADRVGVRDLLRHGAAGTVRLRGTDEGERDSTVVVALTRIDGQPCVLVGQDRSRQTREHAMGPAALREARRGMRLAEELGLPLVTVIDTPGAELSPRAEEGAIAGEIARCIATLTTMTVPTVSVVLGQGCGGGALALLPARTVVAAEHAWLSPLPPEGASVIVHGDTTHAAEMAASQRVRARDLLAAGTVQHVVPEIDDEPAADLALAVAAEIGHQLRAGG encoded by the coding sequence GTGAGCGGTCAGCGACGCTGGGGCGCGCAGGACCTGCTCGACCTGGTCCTCGACGAGGGCTCCTTCGAGTCCTGGGACGAGCCGGTCGACACCGGCCACCACGCCGAGGAGTACCGCCGCGCGCTGGCGGCCGCCGCCGACAAGGCCGGCACCGACGAGTCGGTGCTCACCGGCCGCGGGCTGGTCCGCGGCCGGCCGGTCGCGGTGGTCGCCAACGAGTTCCGCTTCCTCGCCGGCTCGATCGGGGTCGCCTCCGCGCGCCGGATCGCCTCCGCCGTGCGCCGCGCGACCGCGGCCGGGCTCCCGGTGCTCGCCACCACCGCGTCCGGCGGCACCCGGATGCAGGAGGGCACGGTCGCGTTCGTGGAGATGGTCGAGATCTCCCGGGCGCTGATGGACCACCGGGCGGCGGGGCTGCCGTACCTGGTCCACCTCCGGCACCCGACCACCGGCGGCGTCTACGCCTCGTGGGGGTCGCTGGGCCACGTGACGGTCGCCGAGCCCGAGGCGCTGGTCGGCTTCCTGGGGCCCAAGGTCTTCGAGGCCCTGAACGGCGAGCCGTTCCCGGCCGGGGTCCAGACCGCGGAGAACCTCGCCGCCAAGGGCGTCATCGACGGCGTGGTCACCCCCGAGGAGCTGCCGGCGCTCGTCGACGCCGCGCTGCGGGTGCTCGTCGACCCGCCCACGGCGCCGACGCTGGAGCGGCGTACGCCGAGGGAGCCGCGCGACCTGCCCGCCTGGGACTCGATCGAGCGCACCCGCGCCGCGGACCGGGTCGGGGTGCGCGACCTGCTGCGGCACGGCGCCGCCGGCACCGTGCGGCTGCGCGGCACCGACGAGGGCGAGCGCGACTCGACGGTCGTGGTCGCGCTGACCCGGATCGACGGGCAGCCCTGCGTGCTGGTCGGGCAGGACCGCAGCCGCCAGACCCGCGAGCACGCGATGGGCCCAGCGGCGCTGCGCGAGGCGCGGCGGGGGATGCGGCTGGCCGAGGAGCTCGGCCTGCCGCTGGTGACGGTGATCGACACCCCCGGCGCGGAGCTCTCGCCCCGCGCCGAGGAGGGCGCGATCGCGGGCGAGATCGCCCGGTGCATCGCGACGCTCACCACGATGACCGTCCCGACCGTGTCGGTCGTGCTCGGCCAGGGCTGCGGCGGCGGGGCGCTCGCACTGCTCCCCGCCCGCACCGTGGTCGCCGCCGAGCACGCCTGGCTCTCCCCGCTGCCGCCCGAGGGCGCCAGCGTGATCGTGCACGGCGACACCACGCACGCCGCGGAGATGGCGGCCTCCCAGCGGGTCCGGGCGCGTGACCTGCTCGCCGCCGGCACCGTCCAGCACGTCGTCCCGGAGATCGACGACGAGCCCGCCGCCGACCTCGCGCTCGCGGTCGCCGCCGAGATCGGGCACCAGCTGCGCGCGGGCGGGTGA